A region of Micropterus dolomieu isolate WLL.071019.BEF.003 ecotype Adirondacks linkage group LG01, ASM2129224v1, whole genome shotgun sequence DNA encodes the following proteins:
- the LOC123976591 gene encoding N-chimaerin isoform X2 yields MPSRESYVVKRGKKQSRRRVEKDAGQKGSLFTAALSLNVSPSSPASTFWQPIRSFALSQLTSLVRRATLRESDLVPKYEKVHNFKVHTFRGPHWCEYCANFMWGLIAQGVKCADCGLNVHKQCSKVVPNDCQPDLRHVKKVYSCDLTTLVKAHNTKRPMVVDMCIQELEARGLQSEGLYRISGFSELIEDVKLAFDRDGEKADISSSAYEDINIITGALKLYFRELPIPLITYDAHPRFIEAAKIADPEKRLESIHEALKLLPPAHCETLRYLMAHLKRVTQHEKENLMSSENLGIVFGPTLMRAPELDAMTALNDIRYQRLVVETLITHEDVLF; encoded by the exons ATGCCGAGCCGAGAGTCGTATGTCGTTAAAAGGGGTAAAAAGCAATCACGCAGGCGGGTCGAGAAGGATGCAGGTCAGAAGGGCTCTTTGTTTACCGCAGCTCTCAGTTTGAATGTCAGC CCCAGCTCCCCTGCTTCCACTTTCTGGCAACCAATCAGATCTTTTGCCCTTTCGCAGCTCACATCGCTGGTGCGGCGGGCCACCCTGAGGGAGAGCGACTTAGTGCCCAAGTATGAGAAGGTCCACAACTTCAAG GTTCATACATTCAGAGGCCCCCACTGGTGTGAGTACTGTGCCAACTTCATGTGGGGTCTCATCGCTCAGGGAGTCAAGTGTGCAg ACTGTGGGCTGAACGTCCACAAGCAGTGCTCCAAAGTCGTGCCGAACGACTGCCAGCCGGACCTGCGGCACGTCAAGAAGGTGTACAGCTGTGACCTGACCACGCTGGTCAAAGCCCACAACACCAAGAGGCCCATGGTGGTCGACATGTGCATACAGGAACTGGAAGCTAGAg GTCTTCAGTCGGAGGGTTTGTACAGAATATCAGGCTTCAGTGAGCTGATTGAAGATGTCAAACTGGCCTTCGACAGAG ATGGAGAGAAGGCTGACATCTCCTCAAGTGCATACGAGGACATCAACATCATCACCGGGGCCCTCAAACTCTACTTCAGAGAGCTGCCTATCCCCCTCATCACATATGATGCCCACCCGCGCTTCATAGAAGCCGCAA AGATTGCAGACCCAGAAAAACGGCTGGAGTCTATCCACGAGGCCTTGAAGCTGCTGCCACCAGCTCACTGCGAGACACTGCGATACCTCATGGCTCACCTCAAAAG AGTGACCCAGCATGAGAAGGAGAATCTCATGTCCAGCGAGAACCTGGGCATTGTCTTCGGCCCGACGCTGATGAGGGCCCCGGAGCTGGACGCCATGACAGCGCTCAACGATATCCGATACCAGAGACTTGTGGTGGAAACGCTCATTACCCACGAAGACGTGTTGTTCTGA